The Streptomyces sp. NBC_01268 genome segment AGCCCGCCGGTGAGCAGTTCGTCGCCGAGGACCAGCACCTCCACGCGGGGGCGCGGGCGCACGGTCAGCTCGTCGTAGCCGGCCGCGGCGGCGAGGCCGAGGACCGCGGGGGTGATCGGACTCCCGGCGGGCAGCAGCAGGTCCCCGGTGCCGCACTCCTGGCCGCGGGGACGGATGTCCTGGCCGTGGACGACCTCGCGGAGGGCGTGGAGCTGCCCGGCGGTGTCGCTGCGGGAGTGCTCGCGGCGGACGACGGCGGTCGCCCCGGTCGGCACCCGGGCGCCGGTCGCGATCCGCACGGCGTCGCCGTCGGCGAGCTCGGCGGCGGGGGCGTGCCCGGCGAGCACGGCGCCCTCGGGGTCGATCCGCCAGGGGCCGGGCCCGGCGACCGCCCAGCCGTCCATGGCGGAGGTGTCGAAGGAGGGCAGGTCGGTGAGCGCGCGCAGCGGCTCCGCGAGCACGTGCCCGAGCCCCTGGCCGAGCGGCACCCGGACCGGTTCCCGCACGCCCGCGGCGCGGGCCGCGACGGCGCGGGCCTCGGGCCAGGGGGTGGCGCGATGGGCCTCCGGCGCGGCGTCGGAGCGCGGGGAGTCCGTACGGGGCCGGCCGACGAGCGCGAGGGCCTCGTCGACGCCGTCGTCGGGCAGCCGCTCCTTCATCGTCATCCGGCTTCGTCCTGCTCGGCGGCCCAGCGCTGGGCCAGCGCGGCCGCCTTGCGGGCGGCCTCCGCCACGGCCTCGGGCCCTGCCTCGGCACCGGCCTTGGCCGCCGCGTACCCGACCAGGAACGTGGTCAGCGGCGCGGCGGGCCGGGCGACGCCGTGGGCGGCGTCCCGGGCGAGGTCGAGCAGGAGGCCTGTGTCGACGTCCAGGTCGATGCCCAGTTCGTCCTTGACTGCGGTGATCCATTCGTCCAGCACGTTCCCATGCTCCCTGATCCGCGCCCGGGCGGTGGCGATGTCCCCCCAGGTGTCGCAGTCGAAGGAGGCGCCGTCCTGCGCCGCGACCCGCACGAGGGGCAGCTTCCCGGTGACGAGCCGCAGCGGAAGCCCCGCGAGCCCGCCGCGCTCGGCGACGGCCCCCGCGATCTCCCGCCGCAGCGCCCGGACCCGATAAGCCGCCACCAACGGCTGCTCCCGCCCCTCCCCGTCGACCAGCACGGCCGCTTCGGCCCCGGGCTCGGAGACGAGCGCGTCCACGAGCCGCCGCGCGGTGTCGGCGCCGAAGAAGGGGAGGTCGGCGGAGAGGAGGAGGACGACGGGATCGGAGGGCGCCGCGTGGGCGGAGGGGGCGGCGTAGGCGGAGGGCGCTGCGTAGGCGGAGGGCGCTGCGTAGGCGGAGGGCGCGGCGTGGGCGAGGCGGCGCAGGCCGGCGTCGAGGGCGGCGAGGGGGCCGCCGCCCGGCGGGTCCTCCCTGGCCCATTCCACGGGGCGCGCGGTGGCCCGGCGGTCGGCGACGACCACGGTCGTCCCGGCGCCGCGGCAGCCCGTCAGGACCCGGTCGAGCAGGCTCCGGCCGCCGACCCGGACCCCTGGCTTGTCGGCCCCGCCGAGGCGCCGGGCGGCACCGCCGGCGAGCACGATGGCGTCGTACGCGGTCGTCATGCCAGCAGTATCGTCCGCGTCCGCCGGGGCCCCGCCACCCGGGGGCGGGTCCGTGACGGGAGCGGCACGCCCCGGAAGGGAAGCCCGCACGGAAGGTGCGGCCGGTCCGCGCCCGCGGCTCAGGGGAGGCGGTTCGGACCGGTCCGCGAGGACGTGTCCGGGACCCGGCGTGGGGTTGGGTCCCGGACGGGGCCGCCGGGAACCGCCGGGGCCCCGTGCCCCGGCCGGTGTCCGCCCCGGCGGAGTCCTGTCACAGCGTGCGCAGTAGCACCGCCGGATTCTCGACGCAGTCGGCGACGTAGCGGAGGAAGCCGCCGGCCGTCCCTCCGTCGCAGACCCGGTGGTCGAAGGTCAGCGACAGCTGCACCACCTGACGTACCGCCAACTCGCCCTGGTGCACCCACGGCTTGGGAACGATCCGCCCCACGCCGAGCATGGCCGCCTCGGGGTGGTTGATGATCGGCGTGGAGCCGTCGACGCCGAACACCCCGTAGTTGTTCAGGGTGAACGTGCCGCCGGTCAGGTCCGCCGGGGTGAGCGTCCCCTGGCGCGCCGACTCCGTCAGCCGGGCGAACTCGGCGGTGAGCGACTCGGCGGTGCGCCCGCCGGCCTCCTTGACGACGGGGACGACCAGCCCGCGTTCGGTCTGGGCGGCGAAGCCCAGGTGCACGGAAGGCAGCCGGACGATCTCCCGCGCGGCCGTGTCCACCGTGGAGTTGAGCTCCGGGAAGCGCGCCAGGGCGTGGGCGCAGATCCGGGCGAGCAGCGCGAGCACGGAGATCTTCGGCCCGCCGGCCGCGTTCATGGCAGCGCGCGCGGCCATGAGCTCGGTGGCGTCGGCGTCGACCCAGCAGGTCGCGTCGGGGATCTCCGTACGGCTGCGGGACAGCTTGTCGGCCACCGCGCCGCGCACTCCGCGCAGCGGTATCCGCTCACCGGCGGCTGGCGCGACGGCGGCGGCCACGGGGGCCGGGGCGGCGGGCCGGGACCGTACGGCGAGGGCGGTCTCGACGTCCGCGCGCAGGATCAGCCCGTCGGGCCCGGAGCCCTGGACCTCCCGCAGGTCGAGCCCCTCGTCCCGGGCCAGCTTGCGCACCAGCGGGGAGATGACGGGCACGGGCCCCGTGGGCGCGGCGGGCACCGCGGCGACCGGCGCCACGACGGGCGCCACGGTGGGCGACTCCCGGCGGACCCGGCGGCGTCGCGCCGCGGGCCCGGCCGTGCCGTAGCCGACGAGCACGTTGCCGGAGTACTCCGAGGACTCGGCCGACTCGGCGTCCGCCGTGGCGGACCCGGCGGCGCCGACGCCCGCGAGCGCGTCGGGACCGACCGCCGCGACACCCTCCGCGCCGCCGACCGCGACCGTCAGGAGCGGCGCGCCGACCGGCAGTTCCGTGCCTTCCTCGCCGAAGCGGGCGGTGACCACGCCCCCGTACGGGCAGGGCACCTCCACCATCGCCTTGGCCGTCTCGACCTCGACGACGGGCTGGTCGATGGCGACGACGTCCCCGACGTTCACCAGCCAGCGCACGATCTCGGCCTCGGTGAGGCCCTCGCCGAGGTCGGGCAGCTTGAATTCGAGCACCTGGGCCATCAGCTCCCCGCCTCCCACTGGAGCCGGGCGACTGCGTCCAGGACCCGGTCCACGCCGGGCAGGTGGTGGCGCTCCAGCATCGGCGGCGGGTACGGGATGTCGAAGCCCGCGACCCGCAGCACCGGCGCCTCCAGGTGGTGGAAGCAGCGCTCGGTGACCCGGGCGGCGATCTCGCCGCCGGGCCCGCCGAAGCCGGTGGACTCGTGCACGACGACCGCGCGGCCGGTGCGCTTCACGGAGGCGCTGACGGTCTCGTCGTCGAACGGCACGAGCGAGCGCAGGTCGACGACCTCCAGGTCCCAGCCCTCGGCCCGGGCGGCCTCGGCGGCCTCCATGCAGACCGGCACGGAGGGGCCGTAGGTGATGAGGGTGGCGCTGGTGCCGCGGCGGCGCACCACCGCCTTGCCGATCGGCTCCACCGCGGCGGGCGCCTCGGGGGACCAGTCGGACTTCGACCAGTAGAGCCGCTTGGGCTCCAGGAAGATCACCGGGTCGTCGGAGGCGATCGCGGCACGCAGCAGCCCGTAGGCGTCCTCGACCGTCGCCGGGGTGACGACGTGGAGGCCAGGAGTCGCCATGTAGTAGGCCTCGGAGGAGTCGCTGTGGTGCTCGACCCCGCCGATCCCGCCGCCGTACGGCACCCGGACCACGATCGGCATCGGCATGGCGCCGCGGGTGCGGTTGCGCATCCGGGAGACATGGCTGATGAGCTGCTCGAACGCCGGGTAGGCGAACGCGTCGAACTGCATCTCCACGACCGGCCGCAGCCCGTACATGGCCATGCCGACGGCCGTGCCGAGGATGCCCGCCTCGGCCAGCGGCGTGTCGGTGCAGCGGTCCTCGCCGAACTCCTTGGCGAGGCCGTCGGTGACCCGGAAGACACCGCCGAGTGTGCCGACGTCCTCGCCGAGGACGTGGACCGTGGGGTCCTCGGCCATCGCGTCGCGCATGGCCCGCTGGAGGGCCTGCGCCATGGTGGCGGGCTTGGCCGCCGCCTTCGCGGCCGGCCTCGCGGTCGTGTGGGTGGTCATCCCGCCTCGCTCTCGGCGTCGAGCTCCGCCCGCAGCTGCTCCGCCTGCTCGCGCAGCTGCGCGGTCTTCTCGGCGTACACATGGGCGAACAGGTCCATCGGGTCGAGCACGGGGTCGGCGTTCATCCGCTCGCGGAGTGCCGCCGCCATCGTCTCGGCGGCCTCGGCCGCCTCGCGTCGGCCGTCCTCGTCGAGGAGGCCGCGCTCGGTCAGCTCCCGCTCCAGGAGCAGGATCGGGTCGTGCGCCCGCCAGGTCTCGACCTCGCTGTCGCCGCGGTAGCGGGTGGCGTCGTCGGCGTTGGTGTGGGCGTCGATCCGGTAGGTGATGGCCTCGACGAGGGTGGGCCCGCCGCCGCGCCGGGCGCGGGTGACGGCCTCGGTGAGCACCTGGTGGACGGCGACGGCGTCGTTGCCGTCGACGAGCCGGCCCGGCATGCCGTAGCCGACGGCCTTGTGGGCCAGGGAGGGGGCCGCGGTCTGCTTGGCCAGCGGCACGGAGATCGCGAAGCCGTTGTTCTGCACGAAGAAGACCACCGGGGCCTGCCACACGGCGGCGAAGTTCAGCGCCTCGTGGAAGTCGCCCTCGCTGGTGCCGCCGTCGCCGACCATGGCGAGCGCGACCACGTCGTCGCCCTTCAGCCGGGCGGCGTGGGCCAGGCCCACCGCGTGCGGGAGCTGGGTGGCGAGCGGGGTGCACAGCGGGGCTATGCGGTGCTCGTGCGGGTCGTATCCGGTGTGCCAGTCGCCGCGCAGCAGGGTCAGCGCCTGGACGGGGTCGAGCCCGCGGGCCACGGCGGCGAGCGTGTCGCGGTACGAGGGGAAGAGCCAGTCCCGCTCCTCGAGGGCCAGCGCGGCGGCCACCTCGCAGGCCTCCTGGCCCGTCGTGGAGGGGTACACGGCGAGGCGGCCCTGCTTGGTGAGGGCGGTCGCCTGCGCGTTGTACCGGCGGCCGCGCACGAGCTCCGCGTAGAGGCGGCGCAGCAGCTCCGGGTCGGCGTCGGCCACGGCGTCGGTGCCGAGCACGCGCAGCGGCTCGGCGTCCGGCAGCAGCGGGGCGGGGTCGGTACGCGGCTGCCAGGCGGGCGGCGGGGTGGGCCGGTAGGCGAGTGCGGCACCGGGGGGCTCTTGGACTGTCGAACTGCGCTGTTGCAACGAGTCCACCTCCTCGTGGGAGCGGGCATAAGACCCGAAGGCGGGTGGCGCGAAATGTGGCGCGCCTCACCTACCGATTGTTCGGTCGTGGAGGCATTTTGGCTACAGGCACCTTCAGCCTGTGGACAAACGGTTCTCCACAGCTTGGGATGGGTGCAGGTCGTCCACAGGAGAGAGGCGGGGGGACATGGCGGATGAACAAATGGCCGACATCGAGGAGCGCACCGTCGACGAGCTCCTGAACGCGCCCCCCGGCGCCGCCCCCTCGACGGGCGCTCCGGCGGGCCCTGGAGGATCTCCGGCGGGCCCTGCCATCGTCTCCCCGATGCCGCCGGCCCGCCCGCTGGACGCGATCGACCGGGACATCCTGCGGCTGCTCCAGGCGGACGGGCGCGCCTCGGTCCGCTCGGTGGCCGAGCGGGTCCACGTCTCGCGCGCCAACGCGTACGCTCGGATCAACCGGCTCATCGACGACGGGGTGATCCGCGGCTTCAGCGCCCGCGTCAACCACGAGCGGGCGGGGCACGGCGCCTCCGCGTACATCACGCTCAAGATCGTCCAGAACTCGTGGCGCACCGTGCGCGAGCAGCTCCAGGCCCTGCCGGGGGCCGCGCACATCGCGCTGGTCAGCGGCGACTTCGACGTCCTGCTACTGGTCCACACCCCGGACAACCGCACCCTGCGGGAGCTGGTGCTCACCCGCCTCCAGTCGATCCCGGAGGTGCTCTCCACCCGCACCCTGCTGGTCTTCGAGGAGACCGACCTCGACCCGGACCCGGAACAGCGGGGCTGAGAGAACCCGGCACCGGGGACCGGGGGCCGGGCGGTCTGAGCGAGGCGCCCGGCCCCGGGAGCCCCACCAGGCCCCGGGAGCCCCCACCAGGCCCCGGGAGCCCCCACCAGGCTCTGGGAAACCCCACCGTGCCCGGAAACCCCACCGTGCCCCAGAGGCCCACACAGGGCCCCTCAGGAGTCCCCGGGGTGCACAGGAAAGCCCGGCAAGGCCCCCACACGCCCCTCAGCGGGCCGTACGCAGCCCTCCGAAGGCCATGCGCACGACGGTCTCCGCCAGCTGATCGTCCTCCGCCGGGGCGTCCGGGTGCGGCCGGTACCACTCCACCAGCGAGTTGATCATGCCGAAGAGCAGCCTGGTGGCGAGCCGGATGTCCAGGTCGGCCCTGAGGTCGCCGTCGGCGGCCGCCGCCTTGAGGAGGTCGGCCAGCCGGTGGTCGAACTCGCGGCGGCGCTCCATCGCCCACCGCTCGGTCTTCGTGTTGCCCCGCACCCGCAGCAGCAGCGTCACGTACGGGAGCTCCTCGATCAGCACCTCCACGGTGCGCCGGGTCACGTACTCGACCCGCTCGACGGCGCGGCCGCGGCCCGCGCCCGGCTCGTCGAGCACCGCGAAGAGCCCGTCGAGCGCCCGGCTGACGGCACGCCGCAGCAGCTCCTCCTTGCCCGCCACGTGGTGGTAGATCGAGGACTTGGAGATCCCGGCCGCCTTGGACAGGTGCTCCATGGAGGTGCCGTCGTAGCCGCGCTCGTTGAAGACGCGCACGGCGACGGAGAGCAGCGTGTCGGGGGTGTACGTGTCGCGTCGCGCGGTGGTCATCGGCTCTCCTCCGCCGCTGCGGCCTCTTCGTCGTAGCCGCGCCGCGCGAGGGCGAGCGAGGGCGCGTAACGGCCGGTGGGGTAGCGCTCGTGCAGGTTGCCGAGCAGGTCCCGCAGCCCCGCGAAACCGATCCGGCCGGCCCACTCCAGGGGCCCGGCCGGGTAGTTGACGCCGAGCCGCATCGCGGTGTCGACGTCCTCCGCCGAGGCGACGCCCCGGTCGACCGCGTCGGCCGCGAGGTCGGCGAGCAGCGCGACCGTGCGGGCGACGATCATGCCCGGTACGTCGCCGATCACGGAGACCTGCTTGCCGAGCGCCTGGAAGAGCCCGACGGCCTCCTCCAGCGTCTCGGGGGAGGTGCGCGCGCCGGTGGACAGAACGATCCTGCCCGCCCGCGCGTAGTCCAGGGCGAGGTCGAAGTAGACGACCTCCTCGTTGAGGAACTCGAAGGACGTCTCGCCGTCCGCGAGGTGCAGCCGGCCGCCGCCGGGCAGCGCGACGTACCCGGTGCCGCCCTTGCGCCGGACGGTGATCCCCGCCTGCTCGAAGAGCTCGACGAGCGGCCCGGCGGGCCCGAGGTCGCCGCGCACGGTGACCGTCGCGGGCGCCTTCGCCGGCGGTGCGGTGTGCGGCTCGGGACGGACGGCGCCCTCCGCGTACGGGAACCAGCCGTGCCCCGACTTGCGGCCCAGCCGCCCCGACTCGACCAGACGGCGCTGCGCGAGCGAGGGCGTGAACTTGGGGTCCTGGAAGAAGGACTCCCATACGGAGCGGGTCACGGCCTCGTTGACGTCCTGGCCGATGAGGTCGGTCAGCTCGAAGGGGCCCATCCGGAAGCCGCCGGACTCGCGCAGCGCCGCGTCGATCGTGGCGGGGTCGGCCGCGCCCTCCTCGTAGAGGCGCAGCGCCTCCGCGTAGAAGGGGCGGGCGATCCGGTTCACGATGAAGCCGGGGGTGTCGGCGCAGCGCACCGGCGTCTTGCCCCAGCTCCTGGCCGTCTCGTACGCGCGCGTGGCGGCGGCCGGCTCGGTGGCGAAGCCGCTGACGACCTCGACGAGCGGCAGCAGCGGGGCCGGGTTGAAGAAGTGCATCCCGACGAAGCGCCCGGGCAGCCGCAGGCCGCCCGCGATGGCGGTGACGGAGAGGGAGGAGGTGTTGGTGGCGAGCACGGTGTCCTCGCCGACGAGCTCCTCCAGGTCGGCGAAGAGGCGCTGCTTGACCGCGAGCTGCTCGACGATCGCCTCGACGACCAGGGCGGCGTCGGCCAGCTCCGCGAGCTCGGCCGCCGCGTGCAGCCGGGCGACGGCGGCGTCGCGCTGCGGCGCGTCGAGCCGGCCCTTCTCGACGAGCCGGTCCAGGCGGGCCGCGACGCCGGTCACGGCCTCCTCGGCGCGGCCCGGGGCGCTGTCGTAGAGGCGGACGGGATGGCCCGCGAGGAGGGCGACCTGGGCGATGCCCTGGCCCATGGTGCCCGTGCCGACGACGGCGACGGTACGGCTCGGATCGATGGGTCCGGCTCCGTCGGCCGACACCGCGTCGCTCCCCTGGACGGTCGTGTTGGCGGTCATAGGAGTGATCCTCCCCGATGGGTTTTCCACAGGATCGGCGGACCCCCTTGTCCCGACCGATCGTTCGGTTACTCTAACTCCGTACGCCTGCCCCTGCCCAGCTCATTGAGGAGTTGCGCCCATGGCCGCCGCTCAGCTGACCACCGACCGTCTGGCCGACAAGCACCGGTCCACCCTGGATCAGGCCCTCGACACCATCCGCACGCGCGCGTACTGG includes the following:
- a CDS encoding DUF6457 domain-containing protein → MTTAYDAIVLAGGAARRLGGADKPGVRVGGRSLLDRVLTGCRGAGTTVVVADRRATARPVEWAREDPPGGGPLAALDAGLRRLAHAAPSAYAAPSAYAAPSAYAAPSAHAAPSDPVVLLLSADLPFFGADTARRLVDALVSEPGAEAAVLVDGEGREQPLVAAYRVRALRREIAGAVAERGGLAGLPLRLVTGKLPLVRVAAQDGASFDCDTWGDIATARARIREHGNVLDEWITAVKDELGIDLDVDTGLLLDLARDAAHGVARPAAPLTTFLVGYAAAKAGAEAGPEAVAEAARKAAALAQRWAAEQDEAG
- a CDS encoding dihydrolipoamide acetyltransferase family protein produces the protein MAQVLEFKLPDLGEGLTEAEIVRWLVNVGDVVAIDQPVVEVETAKAMVEVPCPYGGVVTARFGEEGTELPVGAPLLTVAVGGAEGVAAVGPDALAGVGAAGSATADAESAESSEYSGNVLVGYGTAGPAARRRRVRRESPTVAPVVAPVAAVPAAPTGPVPVISPLVRKLARDEGLDLREVQGSGPDGLILRADVETALAVRSRPAAPAPVAAAVAPAAGERIPLRGVRGAVADKLSRSRTEIPDATCWVDADATELMAARAAMNAAGGPKISVLALLARICAHALARFPELNSTVDTAAREIVRLPSVHLGFAAQTERGLVVPVVKEAGGRTAESLTAEFARLTESARQGTLTPADLTGGTFTLNNYGVFGVDGSTPIINHPEAAMLGVGRIVPKPWVHQGELAVRQVVQLSLTFDHRVCDGGTAGGFLRYVADCVENPAVLLRTL
- a CDS encoding alpha-ketoacid dehydrogenase subunit beta, with amino-acid sequence MTTHTTARPAAKAAAKPATMAQALQRAMRDAMAEDPTVHVLGEDVGTLGGVFRVTDGLAKEFGEDRCTDTPLAEAGILGTAVGMAMYGLRPVVEMQFDAFAYPAFEQLISHVSRMRNRTRGAMPMPIVVRVPYGGGIGGVEHHSDSSEAYYMATPGLHVVTPATVEDAYGLLRAAIASDDPVIFLEPKRLYWSKSDWSPEAPAAVEPIGKAVVRRRGTSATLITYGPSVPVCMEAAEAARAEGWDLEVVDLRSLVPFDDETVSASVKRTGRAVVVHESTGFGGPGGEIAARVTERCFHHLEAPVLRVAGFDIPYPPPMLERHHLPGVDRVLDAVARLQWEAGS
- the pdhA gene encoding pyruvate dehydrogenase (acetyl-transferring) E1 component subunit alpha; the encoded protein is MDSLQQRSSTVQEPPGAALAYRPTPPPAWQPRTDPAPLLPDAEPLRVLGTDAVADADPELLRRLYAELVRGRRYNAQATALTKQGRLAVYPSTTGQEACEVAAALALEERDWLFPSYRDTLAAVARGLDPVQALTLLRGDWHTGYDPHEHRIAPLCTPLATQLPHAVGLAHAARLKGDDVVALAMVGDGGTSEGDFHEALNFAAVWQAPVVFFVQNNGFAISVPLAKQTAAPSLAHKAVGYGMPGRLVDGNDAVAVHQVLTEAVTRARRGGGPTLVEAITYRIDAHTNADDATRYRGDSEVETWRAHDPILLLERELTERGLLDEDGRREAAEAAETMAAALRERMNADPVLDPMDLFAHVYAEKTAQLREQAEQLRAELDAESEAG
- a CDS encoding Lrp/AsnC family transcriptional regulator, whose product is MADEQMADIEERTVDELLNAPPGAAPSTGAPAGPGGSPAGPAIVSPMPPARPLDAIDRDILRLLQADGRASVRSVAERVHVSRANAYARINRLIDDGVIRGFSARVNHERAGHGASAYITLKIVQNSWRTVREQLQALPGAAHIALVSGDFDVLLLVHTPDNRTLRELVLTRLQSIPEVLSTRTLLVFEETDLDPDPEQRG
- a CDS encoding TetR/AcrR family transcriptional regulator yields the protein MTTARRDTYTPDTLLSVAVRVFNERGYDGTSMEHLSKAAGISKSSIYHHVAGKEELLRRAVSRALDGLFAVLDEPGAGRGRAVERVEYVTRRTVEVLIEELPYVTLLLRVRGNTKTERWAMERRREFDHRLADLLKAAAADGDLRADLDIRLATRLLFGMINSLVEWYRPHPDAPAEDDQLAETVVRMAFGGLRTAR
- a CDS encoding 3-hydroxyacyl-CoA dehydrogenase; this translates as MTANTTVQGSDAVSADGAGPIDPSRTVAVVGTGTMGQGIAQVALLAGHPVRLYDSAPGRAEEAVTGVAARLDRLVEKGRLDAPQRDAAVARLHAAAELAELADAALVVEAIVEQLAVKQRLFADLEELVGEDTVLATNTSSLSVTAIAGGLRLPGRFVGMHFFNPAPLLPLVEVVSGFATEPAAATRAYETARSWGKTPVRCADTPGFIVNRIARPFYAEALRLYEEGAADPATIDAALRESGGFRMGPFELTDLIGQDVNEAVTRSVWESFFQDPKFTPSLAQRRLVESGRLGRKSGHGWFPYAEGAVRPEPHTAPPAKAPATVTVRGDLGPAGPLVELFEQAGITVRRKGGTGYVALPGGGRLHLADGETSFEFLNEEVVYFDLALDYARAGRIVLSTGARTSPETLEEAVGLFQALGKQVSVIGDVPGMIVARTVALLADLAADAVDRGVASAEDVDTAMRLGVNYPAGPLEWAGRIGFAGLRDLLGNLHERYPTGRYAPSLALARRGYDEEAAAAEESR